One region of Solanum pennellii chromosome 6, SPENNV200 genomic DNA includes:
- the LOC107022941 gene encoding putative UPF0481 protein At3g02645, whose amino-acid sequence MTSSCGTSNFDEHRWIIQIRRTLDEELEEDTEIPVSIFNVPKALLLSNQDCYVPQLVAIGPYHYWRSDLHDMERYKLAAAKRTQKHLYSLKFQHLVEQLIKFEHRIRSSYHKYLNFNGETLAWMMAVDASFLLEFLQIYAIKEGKILTRISSRMSHLVDVAGRKSAHNAILRDLIMLENQIPLFLLRKILEVQYSSLELADTMLMSMLTGFCKELSPFQTIDESPKVNITECSHLLDFLYQFIVPKLDVTTSEITEDDHEQSSPIEEENITLGGKLSHIGQLVNEIWKIIVKINRGPVRFLKKIVFSKPIKFLLKVPWKLFTNLPVIKLLIQPITYLFFSQEKAEVNSESNMNKPPLFEELAIPSVTELSKSGVHFVATSEGIMSINFDDTNIKFHLPRVSLDVNTEVILRNLVAYEACNASGPLVFTRYTELMNGIIDTEEDAVLLREKGIILNRLKSDKEVAKLWNGMSRSLRLTKVPFIDKVIEDVNGFYNGRWSIKIGKMMKHYVFGSWQFLTFLAAIMLLLLMTLQAFCSVYKCARIFHTQDSG is encoded by the exons ATGACATCAAGCTGCGGTACTTCAAACTTCGATGAGCATCGATGGATTATTCAAATCCGTCGAACACTCGATGAAGAACTTGAAGAAGACACTGAAATTCCAGTTAGCATTTTCAATGTACCAAAAGCCCTGTTGCTAAGCAACCAAGATTGTTACGTGCCACAATTGGTGGCAATAGGCCCTTATCACTATTGGCGCTCGGATCTACACGATATGGAGAg GTACAAGCTAGCTGCTGCAAAGAGAACTCAGAAACACCTCTATAGCCTCAAATTTCAACATCTTGTTgaacaattaataaaatttgagCATAGAATTCGTAGTTCGTACCAtaaatacttgaatttcaatggtGAAACTTTGGCCTGGATGATGGCGGTGGACGCCTCTTTCTTACTGGAATTCCTTCAAATCTATGCCATCAAAGAAGGTAAGATTCTAACCAGAATATCCTCAAGAATGTCACATTTGGTTGATGTTGCAGGGAGAAAATCCGCGCATAACGCTATTCTTAGAGATTTAATTATGCTCGAAAATCAGATCCCATTGTTCTTactaagaaaaatattggaagTCCAATATTCATCTTTAGAGTTAGCAGACACAATGTTGATGTCAATGCTAACCGGATTCTGTAAAGAGCTTTCTCCATTCCAAACCATAGACGAATCCCCAAAAGTAAACATCACAGAATGCTCTCACTTGCTAGACTTTTTGTACCAATTCATCGTGCCCAAATTAGACGTAACAACTTCTGAGATAACAGAAGATGATCACGAACAAAGTAGCccgattgaagaagaaaatattacttTAGGTGGAAAATTAAGTCACATCGGACAACTTGTCAATGAAATTTGGAAGATCATTGTGAAAATAAACAGAGGACCAGTACGTTTTCttaagaaaattgtattttcCAAACCGATTAAATTCTTATTAAAAGTACCTTGGAAACTTTTTACTAATCTTCCTGTGATTAAACTTTTAATTCAACCAATTACATATTTATTCTTTTCACAAGAAAAAGCAGAGGTAAATTCCGAAAGCAACATGAATAAGCCTCCACTTTTTGAAGAATTAGCCATTCCATCAGTAACAGAGCTTTCTAAATCCGGAGTACATTTCGTAGCCACCAGTGAAGGTATCATGAGCATAAATTTCGACGATacaaatatcaaatttcatttgCCTAGAGTCAGTCTAGATGTAAATACAGAGGTAATTTTGAGGAATTTAGTTGCGTATGAGGCATGTAACGCATCAGGGCCATTGGTTTTTACGCGTTACACTGAATTGATGAATGGGATTATTGATACTGAAGAAGACGCGGTGTTACTTAGAGAAAAGGGGATAATTTTGAACCGTTTGAAGAGTGATAAAGAAGTTGCGAAGTTGTGGAATGGGATGAGTAGATCGTTGAGATTAACGAAAGTTCCGTTTATTGATAAAGTGATTGAAGATGTGAATGGATTTTATAATGGGAGATGGAGTATTAAGATTGGAAAAATGATGAAGCATTATGTGTTTGGATCATGGCAGTTTCTCACATTCCTGGCTGCTATTATGCTGTTATTGTTGATGACTTTACAAGCGTTTTGTTCCGTCTATAAGTGTGCTCGTATATTTCATACTCAAGATTCTGGGTAG
- the LOC107022442 gene encoding glycine-rich cell wall structural protein-like, with product MVNLYFALDQGTNGGEKIGTRGALNMGTSGGGGEGTSGGGNIITGGHIGRGGNGTSGGGRIINGGRLGGGGEGTSGGGWIINGGRRGGGGDGTSGGGRIIIGGRRGGGGEGTSGGGRIIIGGRRGGGGDGTSGGGRITNGGRLGGGGDGTSGGGRIIIGGRRGGGGDGTSGGGRIINGGRLGGGGDGTSGGGRIINGGRRGGGGEGTSAGGRIINGGRRGGGGEVTSGGGRIIIGGHLRGGGGDRTKGGGRVIIGGQCLFGG from the coding sequence ATGGTAAATTTGTATTTTGCACTAGATCAAGGAACTAATGGTGGTGAAAAGATTGGAACAAGAGGTGCATTAAATATGGGGACAAGTGGAGGTGGTGGAGAAGGAACTAGTGGTGGTGGGAATATTATAACCGGAGGCCATATTGGTAGAGGTGGCAATGGAACTAGTGGTGGTGGACGGATAATAAACGGAGGACGTCTAGGTGGAGGCGGAGAAGGTACTAGTGGTGGTGGATGGATTATAAATGGAGGACGACGTGGTGGAGGTGGTGATGGAACTAGTGGTGGTGGACGGATTATAATTGGGGGACGTCGTGGTGGAGGTGGAGAAGGTACTAGTGGTGGTGGACGGATTATAATTGGAGGACGTCGTGGAGGAGGTGGCGATGGAACTAGTGGTGGTGGACGGATTACAAATGGAGGACGTCTAGGTGGAGGTGGGGACGGGACTAGTGGTGGTGGACGGATTATAATTGGAGGACGTCGTGGAGGAGGTGGCGATGGAACTAGTGGTGGTGGACGGATTATAAATGGAGGACGTCTAGGTGGAGGTGGGGACGGGACTAGTGGTGGTGGACGGATTATAAATGGAGGACGTCGTGGAGGAGGTGGAGAAGGTACTAGTGCTGGTGGACGGATAATAAATGGAGGACGTCGTGGTGGAGGTGGAGAGGTTACTAGTGGTGGTGGACGGATTATTATTGGAGGACATCTTCGTGGTGGAGGCGGAGACAGAACTAAGGGTGGTGGACGGGTTATAATCGGAGGACAATGTCTTTTTGGTGGATGA